The DNA segment tgtgcaagtttttccGTGTATCCAaaagtattctgagtgttcaacgggtaatgtaatggatgaggtgatgaaagtcccaaagagggcatgttaaagaaggtatgatCATATGATATACTACGGataagtacaggtatgtacactaaacttatgagCAATGCCTTGATAAAGGATGAATTGTGAtgagaaagtgtatatatatatgaacacttGATAAATAAGTCAaaatgcttgaatgatgaataatctttatggttatgttattatgtctttgtGTGATAATTGCTCactatcattgcatattatttgcatgtggacttactaagctttaatgcttaccccctttcctttccatcctttgtagttccaccaagctagctcggggattgaaAGCTGTCAGattattcgatcacactatcaaaagaatattgggtatagtgaatttgataatttgagtatggcatgtatagaggacttggttattttgtgatatatGTCATGCAATTTTGGCCAAATTGTAAGGGCCTCTAATGTCGATGATTTATTTTGTAtcagccatgtgatatggcttatatttgattattgggttgtaatctaattacctatgcatgcatgtgctaatgCCATGACGATGTGATATGTTAATACTTGGTGAATGTATGATGAGGTGTGGAATAGTTTCTAGAAGATAAGAAATGACTTAATATCTTAAGATGATCATGGTTATGAATATGTATTATGGAATTTGGATAACAAATTTGGTTGTGCCTGAAATTGGTGTGCAATGCCTCTAAATGGTGTGACTGATTGAATATGCTTTAAGATGATATTTTGAAGGCATGAAAATGCCATGGTAGTGGATATTAAGTGTTTAAATATGctatgttgcatgctatgaaacaTGTTTGAGAATGTGGATGAGTGAGTGTGGCaattggcttagaaaatagcctctaAGTAGTCCACAtcggtagacacatgggcatgtgtctaggccgtgtgagacacacagtctGCCCCCATAGAGGTGTTGAATGGCCGtttgtcccctacaccctaattttTCAAGTCAATACACCCAGTAGttaacacacgggcaaagacacgggcatttgtcttggccatgtgagaaACACGACCTACCCATACGGGTGTGTGCTCTGgtcatgtgaagtctgcaccatatgagaagttaatttatttttaatgtattgtaacagcccaaacccggcccagatgttatggccggatccaacgtgtcacattgaagtgttttattgaaaaccttgttttcattgaaatcccttcaaaaaagaaaattaagtaacATTCAGTTTGTATTTAGTTTCAAAGcgtagtaatgaaaatgaaataatatctAGCGaataggccttattacaatccggactaaaataacttaaaaaactagaaattatatgcttaagaaaacaagtccaagtcgtcttgctagttggccacctcAGAGTCCCTCCAACCGTCGAaccacctactgaggatcaccagagaaaaataaagggggggatgagtttttgaaaactccgtgtgtacaaccctcggcaaATAGTAAAGCATGCAATAGAAAGTCTTTTTGAgcctgagcccaattcaatatcaGAACAGCTGTAACGTAATCAAATATGCATGAATCCTacccatccaaccgctacacaccatctccatcccccGTTACACACCGATTGCGGTACTACCTAACGTTGCAGCATGCTGCTactcatatattgggcttaaaaagcCACCGGTGGAACCATGGTCATCAAacaaccatgtgatcctcatatTCTTCCTTCGTTCCATAAATCCCAACCTATATGCAACCTAATCAAACTGTCATATAAATGcagcaggtatacatgtaacatccattgccacaccttaaccttatgactcgtccacggttgcaattaattaattatttaagttttatgtctgattgagtagttaccaaaaactaagtccacaaccccttactaaacactaacagatccacacttattcatttggcccctttaggcccaatctcattcatatggcccgtcaggcccaatcacattcatagtcatgcaatcatatgatttttcatcacacagtatcaaattgccaattttgcctattatgggccccaTAGCCCATCGGGcctatttagcccattctggcccggttggccaatacccggcccaagtccatggaatcgctcaTGGGCCTCTaataacctatcggtttccccccttgcgagtgttcgcgcactcgcaagactattgtagccaaacttctggcttttcggtatttcggcttttcagcatttcaggATTTGCCGATCTACTATGTGTGTGCAGTATATGTGGCGGCACCACAGGATTTTGGCCAAAAGATATTTGACTTTAGAGAAAGTAACTAGGAgtaagaaaaaaaagagtttgatgagaaaggaaaggaagaaatCGACAcataataaaagagaaagaataagggatttcggcttttagatatttgaagagaATAGTGTTTTTGGTAAAATAGAAAGGgagaattcggcattagcctaCAATCCCCAAAATCGACACCTATATATACTATAACCGAATTTACCTATCCTCAAATTCCCAATTCAGCTCCACTTCTCTATACCCCTcatctcctaacttttctccctgataactccttaatcctttccttaaatttctcctctcatcactcccttcagagttcacatccaactccactactggccatttattgagcaaaaataaatccttcttttgagcaatGAGGGATTTGAACCCCAAACCTCCTTGCCATGCATGTAGCGCCACCTCTAAGCCCTACATGTGACGCTACTTGCCACTCCAACACAAGGCTCCTTGTGTCCAAttcctccttcatttatttaaaaaccaaactacttgccatcaaggttcttttaattattaaactataatttccttcaccccaaaGTTTGAACTCAAAACTTAACCAAggcctattatcacataaataacacttgactaggaatattaagcacacaTTTTATCAAAACCGAGAACAAAGAAAGTTCGGGattttttggggcattacaactctacccccctaaaagaaattttgtcctcgaaattttacttgatcaaaatagTGGAGGATATTGATGTTGCATCGCttcttcaggttcccaagtagtCTCCTCAACCTTGTGATtatgccaaagcactttgactaatggGACGGACTTCTTTCTCAGTACCTTAACATCACGaccaattatttgtatgggctcttcctcgaaagttaagtctggcctaacctcgatcttcTCAACCGACacgacatgtgaaggatccgagtGGTACCATCttagcatggaaacatgaaacaagTTGTGGATTTGGCTTAGTTCAGAAGGTAATTCTAGTTGATAAGCGACTGGCCCAATCCACCTCACAACCCGATATGGCTCAATAAACCTTGGGCTTAGCTTCcccttccgtccaaaccttaaaaccttcttccacggagagaccttaagaaaaactaagtcccccactACATACTCAATCTCTCGACACTTAAGAAGCATAAGACTTCTGCCTATCCGAGGCCTCCTTCAACCGATCCTGAATCAATCTTACCTTGCCCTCAATATCTGCTACTAACTGAGGGCCCAAAACTCTTTGTTTGCCCAATTCCGTCCAACATGTTAGAGTTCGACACCTTTGCCCATATAGTGCTTCATACGGATCCATCCCAATACTtgcttgataactattattgtacgcaaattcggCTAATGGCAAATAGTCTTCCCAGCTACCTCAGAACTCAATTACACAttccctcaacatatcttccaaaacttgGATCATCCTTtttgattgtccatcagtttgagggtggaatgccggactgaagttcaacctagtacccaTAGCTCGTGCAGCCTCTTCCAAAATCATGAAGTGAAACATgggtccctatcagatattatggaaactaGCACttcatgcaatcttacaatctccgccacatacaacctagccagCTTTTGTAACGAGTAATCAGTACGGACCGGTacaaaatgggcagacttggttaactaatccactataacccatatcgagCCTTTCTTAatggtgtcaagggtagcccactaacaatgTCCATAGTAATCATTCCCACTTCTAAAGTGGAATCTTTACTGGCTGAAGCAATtctgaaggcaactgatgttccgccttcaccttttgacaaattaagcatttactCACGAACTCCATAACCTCGCGCTTAAGtctaggccaccaataaagctcacACAAATTCTGATACATCTTGTttccgccaggatgcatagcatagagaCTACTATGCACTTCTCGCAGAATAGACTTCCTTAGATCATCGTCCTTTGGTATACACATTCTCCCTCGGAAACACAATACTCTTtcactatttatcccaaagtCTGATGTCTTCCCATTTTCTACTTGTCTAAAACGAGCACCCAAAGTCGCATCCACTAACTGCTTACTCTTTATCTGCTCAACCCACACCAGTTTTACTTGAAgctcagctaacaagctaccatcatccaacaagCTTAATCGGGCGAGCATAGCCCTCAAGTCCAACTTAACCCTACGACTCAACGCGTCAGCTACCACATTTGCTttgccagggtggtattcaattgtacaatcataatccttcaataatttcacccacctacgttgcctaaggtttagctcttTTTGGGTAAGGAGGTACTTCAAACTCCTATGGTTCGAATAAATTATGCACTTCTCCctatataaataatgcctccatatTTTTAGTGCGAAAACCGCCGCagctagttccaagtcatgggttgggtaattcatctcgtgagtcttaagttgaTGTGACACATACACAACCACatttccttcctgcatcaatacacagcctaAGCCCACATGCGACACGTTACTATAAACCGTAAACTCCTTCCCaggctctggctgaatcaacacaggggCCTCAGTTAAAACCTTCTTAAGCTTTCCAAAACTCTTTTGCTGCTTGTCCGTCCAATCAAATGGTACCCCCTTCCTCAACAACTTAGTTAAAGGTGCAGCAATTAATGAAAAGCCCTCA comes from the Gossypium hirsutum isolate 1008001.06 chromosome A06, Gossypium_hirsutum_v2.1, whole genome shotgun sequence genome and includes:
- the LOC121230501 gene encoding uncharacterized protein — encoded protein: MLARLSLLDDGSLLAELQVKLVWVEQIKSKQLVDATLGARFRQVENGKTSDFGINSERVLCFRGRMCIPKDDDLRKSILREVHSSLYAMHPGGNKMYQNLCELYWWPRLKREVMEFGPMFHFMILEEAARAMGTSWEDYLPLAEFAYNNSYQASIGMDPYEALYGQRCRTLTCWTELGKQRVLGPQLVADIEGKVRLIQDRLKEASDRQKSYAS